Below is a window of Penaeus monodon isolate SGIC_2016 chromosome 26, NSTDA_Pmon_1, whole genome shotgun sequence DNA.
AGGGAGCGAGGCGGAAACTGGGGGCGTGGCTCAGGCGAAGGGTGGGCGGTCCTACGGGTCATGTACAAGGTCGCATGACGCACGCCCGCACCCAGCTCCGCCCACCCATCCTCAGCCCTCGccttcctcttctccgtctctcctcgcGTTTCCTTCCTGTAGGGCTCAGACAAGGGCAGCAGCGAGCTCGTTCTTAGGCCTCGATAAGGGTTATCGGCATGATTCCTGATCGTTATCTTCCAAAATAAGTAATCTACTTTTTCGTAATATCTGCTATTACTCTCACTCCTGCTGTTACTAATACTAGTAAGagcagtcgtagtagtagtgatagttgtAACAGCGATAGTATtactagtaatagcagtagtagcagtagtagtagtaataataataatactatgagaGATGCATTTAAAGACGATTCTCATTTAGCAAAGCCAGAGACGCCTTGAAAAGTTATTGAAAAtaaagtgttttttcttcttcttctcgtgcATGACAAGTGATTTCCTCTGCTTTGGCGGAAGGTGATCTCGCAATACGTGTTGTGCTTTAATGATCAAAGGTGGACCCTTAGTGTTTGCTATATCGCTGGAACATCATACCACTTTGATAAGTAAACACAAAGGAACTGCCTAAGGTTGATATCATACCTTTACACTAGTTAATCTGATCTTCTGAGGATAAACAATTGGCGTTAGGACGCCGGACACTGCATTTGACAGAATTTTCCATTGCAGGTTTGCCTTGTTCCTCTATATCTCGAACGgccattttatttttggtttcagTCTCTTGTcttaatgtttatttatgtatttatttatttcaatttacgACCCATTGCGGCCAGTCTTATAAATAAGGAAAATGTGTGAAATTAGCAGTGAGAAATCAGGAAAAGGCGAGACGGTCATagctaaaaggaaataacaaaagaagaatTTCGGGAATTTACTAAAACGTAGGAATGCATATacgaaatataaattttaattttgaattacTTGATAAATGACTTTCCTAATATGAATGTCCGAGGGATGACTATAATCTCCAGACAGAAGAGATGATTTTCTAgactatgataatattaaatagcacaatattttaagtttattgtgtttaattctgtttttgcaCTAGTAAAGTTGAGTATTTGTTTCGGTTCAGATTCATTTTTGTAATTGCTTTACCactctgaaagagagagagagagagaaagagagagagggaaaggtccCCATCGAATCATCATCTCGGCCGACCCGTCTTTGcagttattttcttattcatatttctgGCTTGGTCGCtgagttttacattttttttaatccttttaattTGATGTAATAAAGGCACATCGTGTAGTCATGTTTGAAACATGTCAAACTTGGTGttataaagtaattttattattggGTTTACAGCTGGTATTTTAATGACCTTAATGCTTATGACGGTTGGAAGATCTGCGTTAATAGGCAGGAAACTAAAGGACAGTGTTTCATATAAAAGGTTTATTTCGCAAGTACAAAAATAGAATGGCCCACAAGGCCTTTCCTCCTTCGGCTGCCTGAGGAAACGGAAAACTAAAACGCTTCCCGAAGTCTCCTCCACGCGTGGCTCTTTATGATTTTTGGGACTGTTATGATGGTttagattttatgttttttgtgaaaatatgaAGCGAGGGTTTTCGCGGACACGAGGCCCGGGCGAGGGAATGAAGTCGACGAGGCCCGGCGCTAGAGCTGGCCGTGGGCGTTGCGGCGGAGGATGTCCATGGTGTGGGCGGCGTCGTACTGGCACTTAGCGTAGGTGTGGGCGCAGACGGAGGCGGACTTGGAGGCGCGGCCGAGGAAGGCGGCCAGCTGGAAGGGCGAGGCGGGGCTGGAGACGTGGTCGTGGGAGGCGACGTCGGGGCTCCCGAACAGGGCCATGATCAGCGCCTCGTCCTCGGCCAGCTGGTCCGAGGGCGTGGCCGACAGCTCGCAGACGAGGCGGAGGCCGCAGTTGGAGCGGTGGTCGAGCGATCCGGCGGCGGCGAAGAGGACGTCGACGGCGTTGTGTGAGTATCCGTCGTCAGCGAGGGCGGGGGCGCTCCTCCTGCCGCGGCGGGCGGCGGCCGCAGCCTTGGCCGCGACCAGACCCGCGGCGCCCAGCAGGACCGCGGCGCCCCCGACCACCGCCAGCGCCGGGTTAGAGACGCTGACGCCGAGGGTGAGGGCCGTGGTGGTGGCCGCGGCCGCcgaggaggagagcaggaggaTCGGGGAGGCCGCGTGCAGGAGGCCGGCCACCAGGGCCACGGACAGCCATCGCTTCAGCTGCATCGTGCtggcgggaaggagggaagtcAGCATTGCGGAAAGTGAGATCTATAAGGGCACGAGGGCTGAATGGAGCTATCGCCAGAGGAGGATTTTCGTATGATGGAATTATTTGACTATTATTTATCGTTGCGTTAGTTTATTGTAACACcttaagataaaaaaatgtgcataaatacaaagacatacacatatatgatgaaATATTCAAAGAGTAAAATTTACAACCCATGATACCATGGTGTAACTCAAACTCTTACTTGCACTCTGAAGTAGGATCTGCGATTCAGGAGAAGACCGCGGCCGGGAGAAGGTGATGCGGAGAAGGAGTCTGCGCCTCCTTTTATACGCGTCGGCGAGGGCGCGAGGGCGGGGCTGGGGAGCGGTGGGGGCGTGGTGTGGGCGCAAGGGCGTGAGGGA
It encodes the following:
- the LOC119589777 gene encoding uncharacterized protein LOC119589777, whose amino-acid sequence is MQLKRWLSVALVAGLLHAASPILLLSSSAAAATTTALTLGVSVSNPALAVVGGAAVLLGAAGLVAAKAAAAARRGRRSAPALADDGYSHNAVDVLFAAAGSLDHRSNCGLRLVCELSATPSDQLAEDEALIMALFGSPDVASHDHVSSPASPFQLAAFLGRASKSASVCAHTYAKCQYDAAHTMDILRRNAHGQL